The following is a genomic window from Adhaeribacter radiodurans.
GAGGCAAACAGGGAACGGTTCAATCTTGATAGCACCGTAGTATTGAGACTGGAACAGGCTCAAAAGAATTCAGTTTACCTAATTCCTTACCAGACTGCTTGTGAATCTAAGCCGAAAGACTAAATTTGAAAATAAAAGCAAGCACCTTGAGTATACTCAAAATTGTAGGAGTAAGTAAAAAATACGCCTCCCACCAAGCTCTCCAAGATATTACCTTCGATATTCCCACCGGACGCATCTTTGGTTTATTAGGTCCTAACGGAGCCGGTAAAACATCGCTTATCCGGATTATTACTCAAATTACGGGTGCTGATACTGGCCAGATTTTTTTTAAAGATGAATTGCTGCATCCCAACCATATTCGATCGATGGGCTACTTGCCCGAAGAAAGGGGATTATACAAAAAAATGAAGGTAGGAGAGCAACTGCTTTATCTGGCCCAACTAAAAGGATTATCAAAAGCGGAAGCTACGGATAAGATAAAAAAATGGGTAGATAAACTGGAAATTCGTTCGTGGTTAGGTAAACCCATAGAAGACTTATCGAAAGGTATGCAGCAAAAAGTGCAGTTTACTGCAACGGTTATGCACCAGCCTGAACTTATCATTCTCGACGAACCTTTCTCGGGATTTGACCCGATTAATGCCAATGTTATTAAAGATGAAATTTTAGCGCTCCGGGAGGCAGGTTCTACTATTATTTTCTCTACGCACCGCATGGAATCAGTAGAAGAACTGTGCGATGATATTGCCTTAATTAATCGGTCGCGCATGATTTTAAATGGCCCGGTGAAAGAAATTAAAAACACCTATAAAACCAATACTTATCTGGTAGAAGGAACCGGCCGATTGCTTATTTTATCCCCTGATTTTAAAGTAGTGGAGCAACAACAAAACGGTAATTATTTCCGGGGAGTGATTCAGTTATTGCACGGTGTGTCACCCAACCACTTATTACGATATTTAATCGAGCGGGTAGAAGTACACGCTTTACGAGAGCAAATTCCAAGTATTAACGACATATTTATCAAACAGGTAAAAGAAAATCAGGATGCATAAAATCTGGCTTATTATTCAACGGGAGTACTTGGTGCGGGTGCGCAAGAAAAGCTTTATTATCATGACCTTACTTGGTCCCATTTTATTGGCCTCAATTATGGTGGTGCCTATTTGGTTGGCCAGTGTTTCGGATACTACCAATACCATTGAAGTGCTCGACGAGAGTGGCCTTTTCGTAAACGCTTTTAAAGATACCAACGAAACCAAATACATTCCGGTAAGTGGATCTTTGGAAACTCATAAAACAGCTTTTCTGCAAACCAATTATACCGCTCTGCTTTACATTCCGAAGTTAAATTTAGATAAACCCGAAGGTATTCGGTTATACTCCAAAACTAATTTGGGTATTAGCAAGCAATTGCAACTGGAGAATATTCTAAAAAAAGAGATTGAAACTCTAAAATTCAAACAATCTGGCATTGACCGGGAAGTGTTGGAAAAAATGAAAACGAATGTCAGCATTAATACTACTAACCTTACCGATAACGGCGAGCAAAATAATAATGCTATGGTTACTACTGCTGCTGGTTATGTGGGGGCATTTCTGATTTATATGTTTATTTTTATTTACGGAGTACAGATTATGCGGGGAGTAATTGAAGAGAAAACCAATCGCATTGTAGAAGTAATTATCTCGTCGGTGAAGCCCTTTCAGTTGATGGCCGGTAAAATTATTGGGATTGCGGCTGTTGGGCTTACCCAATTTTTGCTTTGGATTATATTGTCGGCCGCTGTTACTACGGTGGTTTCTTCCCGGTTTGAGGTTGACCGGTTTTCGGATGCCCGCATTTCGGAAACTTTAAAAGAAAGCAAAGATCCGGCAAAAGCCAAAGAAATGAACAACATAGTAAGTGCCCTGGACAGCCTGAACGTGCCTTTGTTACTCGGTTGTTTTGTTTTTTACTTTTTAGGGGGATATTTACTTTATGGGGCCCTATTTGGAGCAGTAGGCTCGGCCGTAGATAACGAAACAGATACGCAACAGTTTATGTTGCCCATTACCATCCCACTGGTTTTATCCTTTATTGTGGCGCAAACGGTAATAATCAAAAACCCGGACGGGCCGGTTGCTTTCTGGATGTCTATGATTCCGTTTACTTCGCCTATTGCCATGATGCTTCGTTTGCCTTTTGGGGTACCTTATTGGCAAATTCTGTTGTCTATGTTTTTTTTAATACTGGGTTTTGTTTTTACGACGTGGATAGCCGCCCGTATTTACCGGGTCGGAATTTTGTTGTACGGGAAAAAGCCTACCTACAAAGAATTATCGAAGTGGTTATTTTATTAAATAATTTCCCAAAAATTTAAGCAAAATAATCCCTTCAAACGACAGGGTAAAAGAAACATTTAGCTTGTGATTAATTACAACCCCAAAGACTGGTTTACCTTTATTTTCCGGATAACGCGGGCCGATACTTTCCGGAAGTTGCTGCCTTTAATGCTGGCAGTAAGTGTTTATTCAGCGGCCATTGCTTATTTTGAGTTAAATTATATTAACATCAACGATTCTCAGAATCTTCGGAATGTGGGAATGATGCATAATGTGCTGGGTTTTGTTATTTCGTTGTTATTGGTTTTCCGGACGAATACCGCTTACGACCGCTGGTGGGAAGGACGCAAGATTTGGGGAGGTTTAACAAACAGTTCGCGAAATTTAGCAATAAAAATTTCTTCTTTTTTGAAAGAAGAAGCAGATAAGCAGTTTTTCCGGAAAATGATTCCGAATTATGCCTTTGCTTTAAAAAATTTACTGCGTGAAAACGAAGATTACCATGAGTTAGATCCGGTTTTAGATTTAAAGCTGGAGAAACACGTACCTAATCAAATTGCTGCCGCTATTTACCAACATGTAAATGCCCTGTATTCCCAAAACAAAATCTCTGATGCTCAATTATGGATTTTAAACGAAGAAGTAAAGTCCTTAACCGAGCATTGCGGAGCTTGTGAACGTATTAAGAATACGCCTATACCATTTACGTATAGTGTGTTTATCAAGAAATTCGTTTTTTTCTACGTCATGACTTTGCCCTTTGGTTGGGTGTTTAGCGTGGGTTATTACATAGTGCCGGTAGTGGTATTAATTTTATATGCTCTGGCTAGTTTAGAGTTAATTGCCGAAGAAATTGAAAATCCGTTTGGCTCCGATGCCAATGATTTACCCATTGACCAAATTTGCTTAAACATCCGCAAACACGTTGGAGAATTAATATGATATAAACAGTTAGTAATAATTAGTCAGAAACAAGAAAAGCCACTTTATAGTGGCTTTTCTTGTTTCTGACTAATTATAAATTTAAAAATCTAGCTTTAAGAGGAGAATGAACTGCCGCAGCCACAGGTACTCGTTGCCTGCGGATTGTTAAAGGTAAAACCCCGGGCATTCAGGCCATCCTGAAAGTCAATTTCCATCCCTATAACGTACATACCGTGTTTCTTATCCATTATAACAAGTACGCCATCCACTTCGTAGGCTTCGTCGCTATCTTTCTTTTTATCAAAACCCAGCAAATAAGACATACCAGAACAACCACCGCCTTGTACTCCTACGCGTAACCCATATTCGGCGGGTACGTTTTTATCCTGCATAATAATTTTAACTTCGGTTAAAGCCCGAGGAGTAATAGTAATGGGAGCTATTTTATTTAGAGTGGTAGTTACCATATTAATAGAAAAATAAATTGTTCACAAAAATAACTAATATTCAGTATAATTGTTTTGCATAACTAATATAAGCTAAAACAGGCCGATTACCTAAATGATTCCGATGCAGTATTGCGGTCATTATTTAAATCACAAATACAACTATGCAAGATTACCTTATCGATTTGCTAAAAATTGTGTTGCCCGCTGGCCTGGTACTCGTAGGCATGTACCTGGTAATTAAATCTTATCTTGATAAAGAAACTCAGCGCCGGGTTTTAGAATTACGCATGAAAAACACCGAGGTAGTTTTACCTATCCGCCTACAAGCCTACGAACGAATTGGTTTGTTATTAGAGCGAATTGCTCCCAGTAATTTACTTATTCGGGTAAGCCCGGCCGGGCAGAATGCAACGGAGTTTCAATACACGCTTTTAGCCGAAATCCGGAGTGAGTTTAGTCATAACGCTTCGCAACAAATATACATGAGCGAAGTTGCCTGGCAGCACGTAAAACAAGCCAAAGAAGATGTGGTTACCATGGTAAATAAAGCCTTCCACGAGTTACCCGAAAATGCCAAAGGAACTGATCTGGCTAAGCGGATTTTGGAATCGGTAATTGCAGATAATAACGAACCCACCGCTGTGGCACTAAGCTTTATTAAACAGGAAATAAATCAGGTGTTTTAAATTTTTGAATTTTCGCAAAAATTAATTGTCAGTGAAGACAGTGCCAATGGCTGGGGTCACCGGCTTCTAGTGCCGCCTGGTGCCGCCGTTTGTGTCTTCACAAACGGCTTTTTTTAAACCTGTAATAAAAAACAAACCCAATAAGCAATCGCTTACCGGGTTTGTTTTTATATAATAGAATCTTTTAAATTAATTAAATAACTCTTGTAATTTATAAACTAAAGCTTGCACTTGCGCCAGGGAATGCGCTGGAAAATTAGCAATCCGGATTTGGGTATCTTTATAGTTACCGTAACCACTGCCAATTACCATATCAAAAGGAGCTAATTTTTTTATTACTTCCGCCGACGATACTTTGGTGTTGGCAATAATAGTAGTTTGCGACCGGTGTGTTGGTTCAGCTACAGCAATATCAAAGTTCTGACTGGTGGCCAGATAATCGTAAATTAATTTAGCTTTAGTTTCCGTTTCTTGCCTTATGGTAGCTGCCCCATGATGATTCATTTCTTCTAAAACTTTACCGAGCAAGTAAATGGCCAGAACGTTTGGTGTTTCCGGATTTTGATAGGTGCGCGCTTTGCTGAGTAAGCTCGGAATACTGTGAAACGAACCGATAGACAAACCTTTACTTTTTAATGCTACTGCCTTAGCCACGCAACGATCATTTACTAGCCAAATACCTAAGCCGGCCGGTAAACCAAAACCTTTCTGCACCGAAAAATAAGTAGAATCAATCAGGTTAAAATCAAACTCCGGGTAAGGAGCCGACGAAACCGCATCTACGTAAATTAAAGCTTCTGAATTTACTTTAGCCCGTAACAAATTAATATCAGCCACTGGGGTACTTGCACCCGAACTGGTTTCGTTTTGTACTACCGCTATTAATTCAGTTGATTTGGGAACATCCAGGTCAGCAATACTAAAACCTTGGCCAAAAGGAGCTTCGTGCTTGGTTGCTTTCCGGCCTAGTTCGAGCGAGATTTCGTAAAAACGTTTAGAGAAAGACCCGTTTACCAAATGAAAACTTTCTTTTTCCACATTATTCTGGATAGCCCGTTCCCAAACTTCATTCGCCGAAGAAACAAACAAAATATCCCAGTTAGCAGGTAGTTGCAGCAATTGGCGTAAACCGGTTACGGCGTGCGCGTAAATATCTTTAAACTGCTGGCTCCGGTGCGAAATAGAACCAATTTTGTTTGCCATAGCCGTAGCCATGTGAGCGGATATAGTTGGGTATAACTCAGAAGGCCCTGGCGTAAAGTAAATTTTGTTAGTCATTTGGTTGAAAAGTTACAAAGTTGTAAGGTTGGAAAGTTTCCAAGTTTAGGTTTGGAAAGTTAAATCAGTTATAAATATATTTTAAGTTTTTAAATAACTTTTTAACTTTTCAACCTTCTAACCTTTCAACTATTAATAAAGCACTCGGAATTTGATCGTATTCTGAATATTCCGCAGGTCGCCGATCAGGTTTTTGTCGTAAGCTTTATCGATATCGGTGATTACGTAGCCAATATTTTCGTTTGTTTTTAAGTACTGGCCTAAAATATTAACGTGGTGGTTTGCCAGCACATTATTAATATTAGCTAATACCCCCGGAACGTTATCGTGTACGTGAATTAAACGATGCGCATTTTTTAACTCCGGCAATTGAATATTCGGGAAATTAACGCTTTGATAGGTATTACCGGTGTTAATGTACTCCATAATGCGGTTCGGAACGAAGTTCGCAATATTAGCCTGGGCTTCGGAAGTGCTGCCGCCAATGTGGGGCGTTAAAATTACATTGGCTAAACCGCGCAGTTCGCTCACAAATTCCTCAGCGTTGTTCGCCGGCTCATGCGGGAATACATCCACAGCAGCCCCGATAATTTTACCGGATTTAATATTTTTTACCAAGCTTGCAATATCTACCAAATGGCCACGGCTTAAGTTCAGGAAAATAACGCCGTCTTTCATGGCTTCAAACTCGGCCGGTCCAAAGAAATCTTTGTTGCTGGCCCGACCATCTACGTGCAGGGTTATAATATCGGCTATGCTAAGGAGTTGCTTTAACGAAGTGCATTTTTTAGCATTACCCAGTTGTAGTTTTTCAACGATGTCGTAGTAATACACTTCCATGCCCATAGCTTCGGCCAGAACAGATAATTGCGAGCCAATATTGCCGTAACCCACAATACCTAACTTTTTACCCCGTACTTCAAAGCTATTATGCGCCGATTTATCCCATTTGCCCTGGTGCATTTTTTCGCTTTTGGTAGGTATATTCCGGGAGAGCATGATTATTTCGCCAATGGCTAGTTCTACCACACTTCGGGTGTTGCTATACGGGGCATTAAAGGCCGCAATACCCGCTTTGGCGCAGGCTTTCAGGTCGATTTGGTTGGTACCAATACAAAAAGCTCCTACCGCCATTAATTTATTCGCACTCTCAATTACTTTTTGCGTAACGTGGGTTTTTGACCGGATACCTAAGATGGATACATTTTTTACTTTTTCACAAAGTTGTTCTTCGTTTAAAGCGGTATTCATAATTTCCACCTGATAGCCTTCCTGCTTAAACAAACGAACTGCTTCCGGGTGAATATTCTCCAAAAGTAACACGCTAATCCGGTTTTTAGGATACGAAATGGCCATTGGTAATTTATTTTGATACAAGAATTCGTCGAAGCTAGGGGCAATGTGTTCCGCTTTAGCCACTACCGCATCACGAACTACGTTTTCGGTGAAAGCGTAAAATTTATTAGCTAAACCAGCTTCTTTAATTTCGTAATCGGTGTATCCATCTCCCAGCACGTACACGTCGCCTTGTAGGGCCAGATTTTCCAGCAGCTTAATTTTACCTTTGTCGTGGCACAGCACGTTCTCCTGGTCGAAGCCTATGATATTACCATTCTCGTCGTAACGGAAAGTATTGGCATAAATATTTTCTTCTTTAATGCCGTACTCGGTAACAATAGGAGTTATAAATTCTTTAAAACCGCTTGATACAATCAGAATCTGATCGGCAAAGGCAGTAAAAAAATCTTTATTGCGGCGAATAGAGTCTGATACTTTCGTTTTTAGCGTGGCAATGAGCGGGTTTAAGTGCTTTTTGTTCGCTTTTAGTAAAATCAAACGTTGGGTTAGTCCTTCGGTAAAAGAACTGCGACCATCCATAGCACTATTGGTCAGGTTTTTAATTTCTGCCAGAATCTGCTCTTTATTTTCATCGTCTTTCAGCGAAATTTCTCCTAACTCATCTAGGGCTTCAACCTGAGTAAATGTACTATCGAAATCTATTATGAAGAATTTGTCTTTGATCATGGCAATAAAACTTGAAAACTAGAAACCAAAGTTGAAAATTTTTTACTGTTTATCGAAGCGATTAATTATTTTATTCTAAAAATTAGAAAG
Proteins encoded in this region:
- a CDS encoding ABC transporter ATP-binding protein; amino-acid sequence: MSILKIVGVSKKYASHQALQDITFDIPTGRIFGLLGPNGAGKTSLIRIITQITGADTGQIFFKDELLHPNHIRSMGYLPEERGLYKKMKVGEQLLYLAQLKGLSKAEATDKIKKWVDKLEIRSWLGKPIEDLSKGMQQKVQFTATVMHQPELIILDEPFSGFDPINANVIKDEILALREAGSTIIFSTHRMESVEELCDDIALINRSRMILNGPVKEIKNTYKTNTYLVEGTGRLLILSPDFKVVEQQQNGNYFRGVIQLLHGVSPNHLLRYLIERVEVHALREQIPSINDIFIKQVKENQDA
- a CDS encoding ABC transporter permease, translating into MHKIWLIIQREYLVRVRKKSFIIMTLLGPILLASIMVVPIWLASVSDTTNTIEVLDESGLFVNAFKDTNETKYIPVSGSLETHKTAFLQTNYTALLYIPKLNLDKPEGIRLYSKTNLGISKQLQLENILKKEIETLKFKQSGIDREVLEKMKTNVSINTTNLTDNGEQNNNAMVTTAAGYVGAFLIYMFIFIYGVQIMRGVIEEKTNRIVEVIISSVKPFQLMAGKIIGIAAVGLTQFLLWIILSAAVTTVVSSRFEVDRFSDARISETLKESKDPAKAKEMNNIVSALDSLNVPLLLGCFVFYFLGGYLLYGALFGAVGSAVDNETDTQQFMLPITIPLVLSFIVAQTVIIKNPDGPVAFWMSMIPFTSPIAMMLRLPFGVPYWQILLSMFFLILGFVFTTWIAARIYRVGILLYGKKPTYKELSKWLFY
- a CDS encoding bestrophin family protein → MINYNPKDWFTFIFRITRADTFRKLLPLMLAVSVYSAAIAYFELNYININDSQNLRNVGMMHNVLGFVISLLLVFRTNTAYDRWWEGRKIWGGLTNSSRNLAIKISSFLKEEADKQFFRKMIPNYAFALKNLLRENEDYHELDPVLDLKLEKHVPNQIAAAIYQHVNALYSQNKISDAQLWILNEEVKSLTEHCGACERIKNTPIPFTYSVFIKKFVFFYVMTLPFGWVFSVGYYIVPVVVLILYALASLELIAEEIENPFGSDANDLPIDQICLNIRKHVGELI
- a CDS encoding HesB/IscA family protein; this encodes MVTTTLNKIAPITITPRALTEVKIIMQDKNVPAEYGLRVGVQGGGCSGMSYLLGFDKKKDSDEAYEVDGVLVIMDKKHGMYVIGMEIDFQDGLNARGFTFNNPQATSTCGCGSSFSS
- a CDS encoding DUF7935 family protein, which produces MQDYLIDLLKIVLPAGLVLVGMYLVIKSYLDKETQRRVLELRMKNTEVVLPIRLQAYERIGLLLERIAPSNLLIRVSPAGQNATEFQYTLLAEIRSEFSHNASQQIYMSEVAWQHVKQAKEDVVTMVNKAFHELPENAKGTDLAKRILESVIADNNEPTAVALSFIKQEINQVF
- a CDS encoding aminotransferase class V-fold PLP-dependent enzyme, translating into MTNKIYFTPGPSELYPTISAHMATAMANKIGSISHRSQQFKDIYAHAVTGLRQLLQLPANWDILFVSSANEVWERAIQNNVEKESFHLVNGSFSKRFYEISLELGRKATKHEAPFGQGFSIADLDVPKSTELIAVVQNETSSGASTPVADINLLRAKVNSEALIYVDAVSSAPYPEFDFNLIDSTYFSVQKGFGLPAGLGIWLVNDRCVAKAVALKSKGLSIGSFHSIPSLLSKARTYQNPETPNVLAIYLLGKVLEEMNHHGAATIRQETETKAKLIYDYLATSQNFDIAVAEPTHRSQTTIIANTKVSSAEVIKKLAPFDMVIGSGYGNYKDTQIRIANFPAHSLAQVQALVYKLQELFN
- the serA gene encoding phosphoglycerate dehydrogenase, with translation MIKDKFFIIDFDSTFTQVEALDELGEISLKDDENKEQILAEIKNLTNSAMDGRSSFTEGLTQRLILLKANKKHLNPLIATLKTKVSDSIRRNKDFFTAFADQILIVSSGFKEFITPIVTEYGIKEENIYANTFRYDENGNIIGFDQENVLCHDKGKIKLLENLALQGDVYVLGDGYTDYEIKEAGLANKFYAFTENVVRDAVVAKAEHIAPSFDEFLYQNKLPMAISYPKNRISVLLLENIHPEAVRLFKQEGYQVEIMNTALNEEQLCEKVKNVSILGIRSKTHVTQKVIESANKLMAVGAFCIGTNQIDLKACAKAGIAAFNAPYSNTRSVVELAIGEIIMLSRNIPTKSEKMHQGKWDKSAHNSFEVRGKKLGIVGYGNIGSQLSVLAEAMGMEVYYYDIVEKLQLGNAKKCTSLKQLLSIADIITLHVDGRASNKDFFGPAEFEAMKDGVIFLNLSRGHLVDIASLVKNIKSGKIIGAAVDVFPHEPANNAEEFVSELRGLANVILTPHIGGSTSEAQANIANFVPNRIMEYINTGNTYQSVNFPNIQLPELKNAHRLIHVHDNVPGVLANINNVLANHHVNILGQYLKTNENIGYVITDIDKAYDKNLIGDLRNIQNTIKFRVLY